One genomic window of Punica granatum isolate Tunisia-2019 chromosome 1, ASM765513v2, whole genome shotgun sequence includes the following:
- the LOC116197233 gene encoding calcineurin B-like protein 8 codes for MNPLLSCLCMKRGCKRLGYEDPIVLASETPFTVNEVEALHDLFKKLSSSITDDGLIHKEEFQLALFRNSSKQNLFADRVFDLFDVKRNGVIEFGEFVRSLGVFHPRAPEADKIAFLFRLYDLRQTGYIERAELKEMVLALLRESDLELSDDAVESIIDKTMMEADTKGDGKIDREEWKEFVAKNPSIIKTMTLPYLKDITLAFPSFVMNSNVRD; via the exons ATGAATCCACTTTTGTCCTGCTTGTGCATGAAGCGAGGTTGTAAAAGACTTGGGTATGAGGATCCAATTGTTCTTGCTTCTGAGACACCTT TTACTGTGAATGAAGTAGAGGCTCTCCACGATCTCTTCAAGAAGCTGAGCAGTTCTATAACTGACGACGGCCTCATTCACAAG GAAGAGTTTCAGCTTGCACTATTCAGAAATAGTAGTAAGCAAAATCTTTTCGCAGACAGG GTGTTTGATTTATTTGACGTTAAGCGCAACGGGGTTATCGAATTTGGAGAGTTTGTCCGGTCATTGGGTGTCTTCCACCCTAGAGCTCCTGAAGCCGACAAAATCGCCT TTTTGTTCCGATTGTATGATTTAAGACAAACTGGTTATATTGAACGTGCAGAG TTAAAGGAGATGGTGCTGGCTCTTTTAAGGGAATCAGATCTGGAACTTTCTGATGATGCAGTCGAATCAATCATCGATAAG ACAATGATGGAGGCAGATACGAAAGGAGATGGAAAGATTGATCGAGAAGAGTGGAAGGAGTTTGTTGCGAAGAACCCATCTATCATCAAGACAATGACTCTTCCATATCTAAA AGACATAACCTTGGCATTTCCCAGCTTCGTTATGAATTCTAACGTTCGAGATTAG